The Thalassophryne amazonica chromosome 6, fThaAma1.1, whole genome shotgun sequence genome includes a region encoding these proteins:
- the LOC117512263 gene encoding RNA-binding protein 15-like, which yields MKGKERSPIKKRSRALDELRDRGGGGCHPSSKKMGALSISTGSNSGNTSAKSDGGSTRRSLLGEKRDRDFDGHSRTGNNHSCQGAAASSVAKNHSLGMPLDVVPPRAAARGEQRAQLPGAESEYKTLKISELGSQLSDEDIEDGLFHEFKKFGDVSVKLSRSNDERIAFVNFRKSEDARAAKHARGRLVLYERPLKIEAVYGNRRRSRSPVERELCGAAQSHRHLQRPLSPTGLGYRDYRLQQLALGRLPPPPPPPLPRDLERDREFALFEARTRPAFIAERAAFREKDFLSPVDDQRANRTLFLGNLDTAVTEADLRRAFERFGVITEVDIKKASRGQTSAYGFLKFENLDMAHRAKLSMSGQIVCRNPIKIGYGKATPSTRLWVGGLGPWVPLAALAREFDRFGTIRTIDYRKGDAWAYIQYESLDAAQAACKHMRGFPLGGPERRLRVDFADAEHRYQQQFLQPLPISPFDMVAESFVHRATPEPLRVRERTPPPLHFRERELFPGTEWPNPAVRERVRASAFEPLDHLERDRRPREPWSLERELQGREPVWKRRIMEDGRHIDHSPDSTERTIRRRRTSPEGSPGGSSRDGGRFSDSERPLRSERSSPTRERHSSMERGGVERKLKSQSLSDKGPASSVVSTVGERKRRAGDGSKGPAKRERSDGSSKGGQPSKPDGTKLSLAWHGMLLLKNSNFPANMHLLQGDSSVASDLLIDGTTRRQVSELKITQRLRLDQPKLDEVSRRIKMAGSGGYAILLAVPGRTGDASSSDPAASTQRPLRNLVSYLNQKQAAGVISLPVGGSRDKDNTGVLHAFPPCEFSQQFLDSSAKALAKSEEDYLVMIVVRGAS from the coding sequence ATGAAAGGTAAAGAGCGGTCGCCCATTAAAAAACGCTCCAGGGCCTTGGACGAGCTCCgggacagaggaggaggaggatgccaCCCGAGCAGCAAGAAAATGGGCGCTCTGTCTATTTCCACTGGTAGTAACAGTGGCAACACCTCCGCCAAAAGCGACGGCGGCTCGACCAGAAGGAGCCTGCTCGGGGAGAAGCGAGACAGAGACTTTGACGGCCACAGCCGGACTGGAAACAACCACAGCTGTCAGGGAGCCGCGGCTAGCTCGGTGGCTAAGAACCACAGCCTGGGCATGCCGTTGGACGTAGTCCCGCCGAGGGCCGCGGCGCGCGGGGAGCAGCGGGCTCAGCTGCCCGGCGCCGAGAGTGAGTACAAAACCCTTAAAATCAGCGAACTGGGCTCCCAGCTCAGCGACGAAGATATAGAAGATGGACTTTTTCACGAGTTTAAGAAATTCGGTGATGTTAGCGTTAAGTTAAGCCGCAGCAACGACGAGCGGATAGCCTTCGTAAATTTCCGGAAGTCGGAGGACGCCCGAGCCGCCAAGCATGCCCGAGGCCGGCTGGTTCTGTACGAGAGGCCGCTGAAAATAGAGGCGGTGTACGGCAACAGGCGGAGGAGCCGCTCCCCTGTGGAGAGGGAGCTGTGCGGAGCAGCTCAGAGCCACAGACACTTGCAGAGGCCCTTGTCGCCCACGGGGCTCGGATACAGAGACTACAGGCTGCAGCAGCTGGCCTTAGGACGGCTCCCTCCTCCCCCACCTCCCCCTTTGCCCAGAGACCTTGAGCGGGATAGGGAGTTTGCCCTATTCGAGGCCAGAACACGCCCGGCGTTCATCGCAGAACGTGCAGCTTTTCGTGAGAAGGATTTTTTATCTCCAGTAGATGACCAAAGAGCCAACAGGACATTGTTTTTGGGCAACTTGGACACAGCTGTAACAGAGGCAGACTTACGTAGAGCTTTTGAGAGGTTTGGAGTTATAACAGAGGTGGACATTAAAAAAGCCTCGCGGGGACAAACCAGcgcatatggttttttgaaatttGAGAATCTTGACATGGCTCACCGTGCTAAACTCAGTATGTCTGGCCAAATAGTGTGTCGCAACCCCATAAAGATAGGCTATGGTAAAGCCACTCCATCCACACGTCTGTGGGTAGGTGGTCTTGGTCCATGGGTACCTTTGGCTGCCCTGGCTAGGGAGTTTGATCGCTTTGGTACTATAAGGACCATTGACTACAGAAAAGGGGACGCTTGGGCTTACATTCAGTATGAAAGTTTAGATGCTGCACAAGCGGCATGCAAACACATGCGGGGCTTCCCGCTGGGAGGTCCTGAGAGAAGACTCAGAGTGGACTTTGCAGATGCTGAGCACCGTTATCAACAACAGTTCCTGCAGCCTCTCCCGATATCTCCATTTGACATGGTGGCAGAGTCATTTGTCCATCGAGCCACACCTGAACCTTTGAGGGTCAGGGAAAGGACTCCACCTCCACTTCACTTTAGAGAGCGAGAACTCTTTCCTGGTACTGAGTGGCCCAACCCTGCTGTTCGTGAACGTGTTCGTGCCTCAGCTTTTGAGCCTCTAGACCACTTGGAACGTGATCGGCGGCCACGGGAGCCTTGGTCTTTGGAAAGGGAGCTGCAAGGACGTGAACCTGTATGGAAGAGACGCATAATGGAAGATGGTCGTCATATAGACCACTCCCCCGACAGCACCGAGAGGACAATAAGGCGCAGACGTACCTCTCCAGAAGGCAGTCCCGGGGGTAGCAGCAGAGATGGAGGGCGATTCAGTGACTCGGAGCGTCCCCTCCGGAGTGAGAGGTCCTCTCCGACACGGGAACGTCACAGTAGTATGGAAAGGGGTGGGGTTGAACGAAAACTCAAAAGTCAGAGTCTCTCTGACAAAGGACCTGCAAGCAGTGTTGTTTCTACAGTGGGAGAGAGAAAGCGCAGAGCAGGAGATGGCAGTAAAGGGCCAGCTAAGAGAGAACGCTCTGATGGCAGCTCCAAAGGAGGCCAGCCATCCAAGCCAGATGGCACCAAGCTGAGTTTGGCATGGCATGGTATGCTGCTGCTGAAGAACAGCAACTTCCCGGCCAACATGCATCTTCTGCAGGGTGACAGCAGTGTAGCCAGCGACCTGCTTATTGACGGCACTACACGGCGGCAGGTGAGCGAGCTAAAGATCACCCAGCGTCTCCGCCTGGACCAGCCCAAGCTCGATGAGGTTTCGCGACGCATCAAGATGGCGGGGTCAGGAGGCTACGCCATCCTGCTGGCGGTTCCTGGAAGAACAGGGGATGCATCTTCATCTGACCCTGCTGCCTCGACTCAGCGGCCACTTCGCAACCTGGTGTCCTATCTCAACCAAAAACAAGCAGCTGGCGTCATCAGCCTGCCTGTGGGTGGGAGCAGAGATAAAGACAACACAGGGGTTCTACATGCATTTCCTCCCTGTGAGTTCTCTCAGCAGTTCCTGGATTCCTCTGCCAAAGCTTTGGCTAAAAGTGAGGAGGACTATCTGGTCATGATTGTCGTCCGAGGAGCATCCTAA